A single region of the Enterococcus mundtii genome encodes:
- a CDS encoding helix-turn-helix domain-containing protein: MSLFDRIKDLAAKRGKNVQDVARDLGFGENVIYYWKKKTPSTEKLQKVADYFGVSVDYLLGREDSKRVELKPEEDELIVMFRKNTSDMDDDEKKEFNESLDKLMSFARELFEKDKKKN; encoded by the coding sequence ATGAGTTTATTTGATCGAATAAAAGACCTAGCTGCCAAAAGAGGAAAAAATGTTCAAGATGTCGCAAGAGACTTAGGATTCGGCGAAAACGTAATTTATTATTGGAAGAAAAAAACACCATCTACAGAAAAACTTCAGAAAGTTGCAGACTACTTCGGTGTCTCTGTAGACTATCTCCTTGGTAGAGAAGATTCTAAAAGAGTTGAGCTAAAGCCGGAAGAAGACGAATTGATTGTTATGTTCCGTAAAAATACGTCGGATATGGACGACGATGAAAAAAAAGAGTTCAACGAATCACTAGACAAGCTAATGTCATTTGCTAGAGAATTATTTGAAAAAGATAAAAAAAAGAATTAA